The window AGCCGAGACGCCGGGGCCGGGCGTCTCGAAGCTCACGCCCCACATCGCCGAAACGGCCCGCGTGCTCTGGATCGCCTACGTCGCGCTCACGGTAATCTATATTCTGTTGCTGTACGCGGTCAACCTGCTTGGCTACGCACCGAACATGGATCTCTACAACGCCATTGCTCACGGGTTCACGACCCTCCCGACCGGCGGGTTCTCTCCGGAAGCCCGCAGTATCGAGGCGTTCTCGCCACTGGTTCAATGGCTCGTCATCCCGTTCATGTTCGCGGCCGGGGTCAACTTCGTGCTGTGGTGGCACGTCATCTCCGGCGACGCCAGGGCCTTGCTCCAGGACAACGAGTTCCGACTCTACCTCGGCTCGGTGTCCGTTCTCACGATCGTGGGGACGATCATGCTCTTTTTCTCCGCCCTCGAGACGCCCCAGACGGGCCAGATCGGCGGACAAATCGAGCGGTCGGCACGCTACGCAGCCTTCCAGATCGCCTCACTGACGAATTCGACGGGGTACGCGAACATGGACTTCGACGCCTGGAACGGCCCGGGCAAGGGGCTGTTGTTGTTCGCGATGTTCATCGGCGGTTCGACGGGATCGACCGGTGGCGGGGTCAAGATCCTCCGGTGGCTGGTGATCCTGAAGACGCTCAGGCGGGAGGTGTTCACGACGATCCACCCCGAAGCCGTCCGACCGGTCCGGATGAACGGTCGGGTTCTCGAGGAAGAGGCAGTCCGAGGAATATACGCCTTCACGCTGCTGTACCTCGTGCTCTTTTTCGTCGGCGTTGCGCTGTTCGCCGCGGACGCGGCCCGCGTCGGGTTCGATCTCCACCTGCTCGACGTCATCAGCGCATCGATCGCGACGCTCGGGAACATCGGACCGGGCCTGGGAACGATTACCGGACCGATGGGCGGGTACGTCGACTTCCCCACGAGTTCAAAACTGCTGATGATCCTCTACATGTGGATCGGCCGCCTCGAGATATTCCCGGTGCTCGTCCTGCTGACGAAGGCGTACTGGACGGATTGATGGCCGTTGTGCCGTTTCCGCTCGGCGTTACGTTTCGACTGTGTTTCTCCCTTTTCTTCGAGTCCGAGAGACGAGGCCGAAGCGATCGCTGAACCGTCGGTCCGCAGTACGGCGATTACCTGGCGAGCTTGATGAACTCGTTGACAGCCGTGTCGCTCCCCGTGACCACGAGCGTGTCGTCGCGTCGAACCCGAAACTCGGGGCCGGGGTTGGTCACCAGGTCGCCGTTTCGCTCGACGGCAACGACCGTCGCACCGGTACGTTCGCGGATCGCCGCCCCCTCGAGCGTTCGACCGGCAAGGTCGGGCGCGGACGTACGGATGATCTCGAACTGCGTCTCCGGCGAGAGTACTTCCTCGTCCTCGAGCAGCACCGTCGAGAGCATCCGTCCCGTGACCGTCGACAGCGCGAGCACGTACTCCGCGCCGGCCCGGTAGAGCTTCCCCGTGTTCTCGATCTCGTTGGCCCTGGCGATGACCTCGGTCTCGGGTGTGATCCGCTCGAGGACGACCGTCGTGTACATCGTTTCCGTATCGTCGTCGAGCGCCAGCACGACGATGTCGGCGTCCTTGATCTCTGCGTCCAGTAGCGTGGTCGGATCCGTGATGTCCCCGACCACGTCGACGCCCGACCCGTTTTTCTCGGTATCGACCACCGTGTGAGGGAGCCCGGCCTCGTCCAGCGCCGTGGCGACGCTTCGTCCAACGATCCCGTGGCCGGCGACGACGACCCGTTCCTGCCCGTCACGCAGCCCGTTCGGGGCGATCGTTCGGGACGTAACCTCCTCGAGTTCCTCGTGGCTGCCGGCGACCAGCAGGATCGTGTTCCCCTCGATCCGCATGTCGGGCTCCGGCGTCGGGACGAACTCGCCGTTCGACCACGCGCCGATGATCGTCGCGCCGATCCGGTCCCGGAGTCCGGCCTCGGCGATCGTTTTCCCCGCGAGGTCGCTGTCCCCTTTCACCACGAGTTCCGAGAGTTCGAAGTCGTCGCCGATCTCGATCGTGTCCCGGAGCTCCCGGGTGATGGACAGTGTCACTTTCTCCGCGAGGCTGTGGCCGAGCACCTGCCGGGGCCGGATCACGTGATCGGCGCCGGCGTACCGGTGGTAAACCGCGTCTTCTCTGCTTTCGGCGATGCTTACGATGTCGATGTCGTCCCCGAACTCCCTGACCGTCAGGATGACCGAGACGGACCGCTCGTCCGAGACGTCGGCGACTACCGCCCGGGCCGAGTCGAGGTTGGCCCGCTCGAACGTCTCTTCGAGTTCGGGGTCGCCGAGGATCGCCTCGATCCCCTCGTCGTTCAGTTCGAGCACGACGTCCGGATCCTCCTCGACGATCACGTACGGCACGTCCGCGGCCTCGAGTTCCGACCGAAGGACGTCCTCGCGCGGGGAGTACGAACAGATGATGACGTGGTCGGTGAGTTCGGTTTCCATCGCGGGACGGTCAGCGATCGCCTCCTGGAACAGGGGAAGGACGAAGATCGGCAGTGCCAGAAACACGAGGAGCACGCCGGTGAGGTTCATCCCGACGACGAACAGGTTCATCGCCGTACTGTTCCAGTGGTCGGTGTGGCCGCCGAAGCCTGCGGTCGTGAAGGCCTCGATGACGACCTGTAACGAGTCCGCGAGCGAGGTCTGGTGGCCTTCGAACACGAGCAACGCCCACTGGTATGCCACGGTGTACAACGCCACCAGCCCCACGACGAACGCCGTCGCCAGCACGATCCGCCGTCGCCATTCGATCATCGGTGATATCTGTGGTTTGCCGGCCGCCGTTTTGGGTGTTACTGGTCCGAACGGAATATTTCAGGTGGGACCCGAACTCGCCGACCGGTCTCTCGAGTCCGGGACCGCCGCGCCGCCTCACCCGGCCACACGCTCCCACACCACCAGCGTCGGCGGCAACACGACCACCGCCATCAGGAACGAGTAGATGACGCTGATCGACATCAGGAGTCCGAACTGGCCGAGCAGCGGAGTGATCGCCAGAATCAGCGACGCCGAGCCGCCGAGGGTCGTCAGCATCGACCCCGTGAGTGCGCCACCGGTCCCACGCAGCGTCGTCAGGAGCGACTCGTAGGCGTCCCCACACTCGTTGTACTCGTCGATGAAGCGGTGAGTGACGTGGACAGAGTAGGCGACGCCGACACCGATCGTGAGCGACAGCACCGTTCCCGTCAGCGCGTTCAGGGGAAGGTCGAGTATCGGCATGGTCCCGGCAAGCACTGCAACCGTCACCACGATAGGAAACATGTTCGCAATCCCTAGCGACGCACGCCCCTCGAGTACGTGGTAGATGAGCATCAGGAACACCAGGGTGAACACGAGCGCCAGCGCGAGGCTGAACAGCGACGAGTCCAGGATCACCTTCGAGGTTTCGTGGAAGACGACGATATCGCCGGTCGGTGTGGTATCCAGTCGGAAGTCGGCCGCCAGTTCCCGGGCGTCTTCCGTGACTTCGGCCTGGGTGGCGTCGGCCTCGACGGTGTAGATGACCCGCATACTGCGCTGATCTTCGGTAATGTACTCGAGTGCGTCGTCACGGGCGTCCGATTCGAGGAGGCGATCGAGGACGTACCCGACGTTGCGATCGGGGACGCCGTTGCCGTCGATATCGTTGGCCTCGAGCAGGCGAGCGAACTCGTCGTCGTTCTCCGCGTGGTCGTGCATCACGTCGACGATGCTGTTGCTCTCGGCCCGGCCATTCTCGGTGACGATCGTCGACGGCGGATCGTTCCCGGCGCGGTGGACGGACTCCAGGGCGTGATCCTCGTGTATCGGCCCTTCGACGTAGATCGTCACCTCGTCGTCCTCGCCGCTCTCGAAGGTGTCCTCGAGGTAGTTGATCGTCGCGGTGACGGTGTACTCTTCGGGCGCCAGGGGTTCGGGCATCGTCTCGGCGTAGCCGGGCAGTTCCTCGGCCGGGAGGAAATCCTCCTCCTCGAAGGTGGTATCGACGGTCGTTGCGTACGCACCGGTTCCAGCGGTCACCACCAGGGCGACGAGTACCATCGCGATCGGTGCCCGCCGCCCCACGTGTGCACCGACGGGGAGGACTCGCCCGAGCAGCGAATCTTCGGAGCCAAGCGGTGAAGAGCCGAACTCGCGGATACCGTACGCGTCTCGCAGTTGATCGAGATACACCTTCGCCGCCGGCAGGAAGATGCCGAAGATAAAGAACGTAAAGATGATCCCGATGCTTGCGACGAACCCGAACTCGCGGATCGGTTCGAGGTCGCTGGTGACGTTCGCGCCGAAGCCGATGACGGTCGTTCCAGTGACGATGAAGAACGCGATGAGTAACTGCGTGGCGGCGGTATCCATCCCCTCTTCGATCCCGGCACCGTCGACGCGCTCTTCCCGGTACCGGTTGACGGCGTGAATCCCGAAGTCGATCCCGACCGCGAGCAACAGGGGCGGGATCGCGATCATCACCATCGAGAACGGGATGCCGGCGTGCCCGGTGAATCCGAACGTCCAGATCACCGCCATGACGAGCGAGACGAGCCCCAGTACCACGTCGAACGGGTCACGATAGGCCGTAATCAGGAACGCGAGGATCAACACGATGACCACCGGCACGATGATCGCCATCGAGTCCGAAATCACGTTCTCGAACTCGGTGTCCAGGATGCCGTTCCCGAAGGTAACGATGTTGCCGTCCATCGACTCGACGGTGCTACGGACCCGGTACTGGATCGCCTGTTCGTCGACGTCGCTCTCGTGAGTGACGACCGCGATGGTCGCCGATGCCTCGGGTTCGGCGGGACTGAAGTCTTCGCTCAGTGAGGCCGCAAACTCCGGGTTGTCCCCCAGTTCTCTGACCGTTTCTCTGACCTGGGCGTCGGTCGCCCCTTCGAGCGTTCTGATCTGTTCTTCCCTGGTGTCGGCCGTGGGATCGATCGACCGGGCGACCCCTTCCGCGACGCTCGAGCTCTCCGTGACGCGGTGTTCCTCGCTTTCCTCGAGGTAGTGTTGGATCTCGAGCATCCGGAGTAAAGCGTCCCGTGTGAGGACGTTCTCACCGCGGTGGATGAGCTGTGTCGTCGGCGCGTCCTCCTCGAACGGCGGCTCGAACTCCTCGTTAACCTGGTCCTGGGCGTTCTGCGCGTCGATTCCGTCAGTGAACGCGTTCAACCCGGCGTCCATTTCGATCGCACTGAGTCCGCCAGCAAACAGCGCAGTAACGAGGAGGAAGACGACGATGACCGTTCGCGGACGATCGATAATCCAGTGGTTGATCGTCCCCAGTACCCGTTCGACGGACTCCGGTTGGTCGGACATCGCTCGTTAGCGGTCGGCGTTGGATTCGGTGCCGGAATCGGCGGGCTGTTCCTCGGAGTCGTCGGCATCGGTTTCGTCGTACTCGAGTCGTTCCCCGGTCGGGCCGGTCCGTTCGACGGAGGGATCGGATGCGTCTTCGGGTTCATCGGTGTCGGCCGGCCAGACGTCGGAGTCCGATTCCACGTCGTCAGTCTCGTCGTAGCCGAACGCCGATTCGGCGGCGTCGGTTCCGGGTGTTTCGACCTGGCTGTGGCCGCCGTAGCCGGTTCGGGTCCCGCTCTCGGCCCCCGAGCCTCCGCTCTCGTCTTCCCCGAGCCGCTTTGCGATCGGTCCAGGGAGTTCGAGGTCCCCGATCCGCCCGAGCACCGGCACGCCCTCGAGGGCGGCGGCGATCCGGGCGCGGAACCACCAGCAGACCGCCACGACACCGCCGAGGAGCCCAACCGCGGCGAGGATGGCCTGGGTGGAGATCCCCTCCTCGGGCTCGACCACCTCGAGCGGGATCCGGTACGTGTCGGTCAACTGCGAGTTGGAGCGCTCGTCGTCGTATCGGAAGTCCATTCGCAGCGGGTAGGTCTGCGGGGTCGCGTCGTCGCTGACTTCGACCTCGAAGGTGACCGTCGCCGACTCGCCGGGTTCGAGCGACGGGATGAACCCCTCGTCGTCGTGGTTGTCGAGCGGATCGTTCGTGTAGAGTTTCGCCTCGATATCAGTGAGCGTCTCCGACTTCGTGTTCGTCACCTGTAGCGAGATTTCCTGCGTTTCCCCCACCTTCTGGGTGGCGTTGAGCACATCGACGTCGAACTCGTCGCGCTCGGGTGCGACCTCGAGCGGGAGGTCGACCGGCTCTTGCGTCGTTCGAACGTCGTCGTGGATATTACGGTACCTGACGTTTGCTTCCATCACCCGCGGACCGGGCTCGGCTTCCCCGCCGATGCCGACCCGGAACTCGAACGGTGCCGTTTCGCCGGGTTGCAGGTCGCCGACGGCATACTGGGTCTCGCGCGGGTAGACGTTCGATCCGCTGCCGAGTCCCTCCTCGAGGTTCGGGACGATCCCCTCTTCTCCGTCGTCGACGACGAGAACGGTGTCGTTGACCGGTTTCGGACCGTCGTTGACGATCGTTCCTTCGATCGTCCCGTCCTCGCCGACGTAGAGGTCGGTCTCGAGGTTTTCGACGGCGAACTGCTGTTCGGGTGCGGTCTCGGCACCGACACGCACCTCACGGGAGGTCCGATCGACCCCCTCGCCGTCGCGGAAGTCGACGGTCACGGAGACGGGGTACGTCCGCGCGACCGCGTCGGCATCGACGTCCATCGCTGCCTGTACCGTCGCGGTTTCGTTGATCTCCCAGTCGCCGACGTACTCCGTGCTGCCGGACGTCTGGAGGTCCGATCCCTCGCTCGTCGGGGCGACCGGCTGGAGCGCCGCCCCGCCAGCCGGCCCTGTCTGGGACCCCGATTCGTCGGCCGCCGGGGTGATCGTCTGGACGTTCTGGTCCGGCGACTCGAACTGGACGACGGCGTCGCTCGCGTTCTCGACGCCCGTATTGTTCAGTTCCAGAGTGACCAGTCCTCGGTCACCGACGACGAGGCCGGAGCGAACGTCGACGGCCTCGAACCGCGCTCGCTCTTCGACGACGATCGTGACAGTCTCGGTGTCGGTGCTGCTGTCGTCCTCGCCGTGTGTGTACTCGATCTCGGCCTCGAGCTCGTACGTCCCGGCCTCGGCGTCCTCGTCGACGGCGATCGTGAACGACTCGGACAGCAGCGTCTGGGCCGACATCGTCGGAACCGGTGTCTCGTTGGTTTTCACATCGACCGGTGCGTCCGTTTCGTTGAGTTCGACCGTCACGTCGCGCGCCTCGGTCGGCGGCGGATCACCGACGTCGCTATCGTCCTCGTACGGCGAGGCGGCGTTGCGAATCTCCAGTTGGAGGGTCGTCTCCTCGCCCGGTGCGACGATGTTTTCCGTGAGGTAAACGTCGAAATCGGGCTCGTCGGAGGCTGAGACCAACGCCGTCATCGGTGAGCCGACCAGCAGTAGTAGAACGAAACTGAGGGCGACTATACGAGTCCGTCTCATCACGTGACTGTATTGGCAGCCCACGTATCAACCTTTCTATTACAAACCACAAGCTTGTTGTTTCTTTCTCCGGTAAGTCCAGTATGGACGATCACACCGATCTACTGGCCGAACTCGGCCTTTCGAACTACGAGGCGCGGGCCTACGTCGTGCTCGCGGGCAACGGTCCGATGACGGCGGACCAAGTCGCCGACGAGTCCGACGTTCCACGCGGGCGGGTCTACGACGTTCTCAACTCGCTGGTCGATCGGTCGCTCGCGAGAGCCGACGACGGTCGCCCCCGAACGTACGTCCACGTCGAGCCCGAGGAGGCGGTCGCCCGGCTCAAGGAACGACGGCTCGAGGAACTCGAGGAAGAACGGACAGCGTACGAACGAACGGCGGCGTCAGCGTCCGACGCGCTCTCGGGAATCACGGACGGCGACGACGCGGAGGGGTTCACGACGAGCGCGCTCCACGAGGAGGCGGCCCGCGATCTGTTGCTCGAGCGGTTCGCCGCGGTCGACGATTCCATCCGGATCGCCGCGGCGACGGTCGACGTCAGCCCGGCACTCGAGGCGGCGTTCGCCGATCGGCTCCGGAATCTCCTCGACCTGGGCGTCTCGATCCGACTGCTGGTGACCGAGATCGACCAGGCCGAGGATCGAGTCACGGACTTGCTCGAGGCCGGCATGGAGATCCGACGGGCCGACAGCGTCCCGGAACGGCGGTTCATCGTCCTGGACGACGCGGAGGCCTGTCTCGAGGTCGTCAACCCGGCCGCGCCTGACGAGTTGCTGGCGGTCGTCAACTTCCGGGAGGACGATACGGCCCGCGAACTCGCGGCGAGTTTCGACGAACTCTGGGCCGACGCCGAAGCGTGGGAGCCGACCGAACGCGACGAAGCAACCGGAGAGTAGGGCGACGGACCGATTCAGACGGATCCCCGTACCGAGTTACCGGCGCAACCGCGTCCGGGTCACGGTTGCGCCGGAACTGACGGACAGTACCCCGTATCAGACGCCGAACGTGGCCCGCAGCATGTCACGGGTACCGGGACCGAGCCCGACCGCGACGACCGTGATCATCAGCAGGATGGCGTAGCGCGGACTCTCCTCGAATATCTCCTCGTTGAAGATCCAGACGACGAAGACTGCGGCTGCGAGTTTGACGAGCAGGAACGGCCAGGCCGCCCCCGTCACCTCGGCGATTTCGGCCGGCAGAATCGAGGCAGTGAGGTCGACGATGGCCTCGTTGACCGGGTGCTTGGGCGCGAGGTTCCGATCGTGGCCGAAGGCGGTCGCCCAGTCGAGTCCGATTACGTTCGCGACGCCGTCGACCGCGTGCGCCCAGATGACGATCGCACCCATGAACCGGGTGCCGCGGTTGATCTCGGGTGCGAAGCGTTCGATCGCCGTCCAGGTGAGCCACGTCGCGAGGGTCGCGACCGCGAGCGTCGTCAACAGCAGGTATGGGTAGAAGGTGGCGTACTCTTCGGTCGCCGCGGTGACTCCGAGGTAGCCGACGGTCAGGGTCAGCAATGCGGTGCCGATGCCGAACAGCGGGTACTCGTACCCCGATACGTAGTCGTTCCGGTCGAGCCAGACCGAACCGACGACCGCGAACAGCGTCACGAGGAAGACAGTGAAGTAGATCAGCGGGCTGATCAGGAAGCCGACCCAGGGGAGATCGATCGCGAGTTCGCCGGTGTAGCGGAACGCGGCGACGTTCGTGTCCTCGACGACGCGGAGCGCCCCGCCGAACAGCATGAACGGGAACAGTCCGTAGAAGCCCGCACGGTAGCGTTCGATCTCGAGACGCTTGATGAGGAAGACGACGCCGATGACGGCCAGTACCAGCGTCGGGATGTAGCCGGCGTAGGAGACGAACGTATAGCCGGGTTCGGCGGTCGGCCCCGCGCCGGAGGCTTCACCACAGGGGACCTGTTCGCCGCCGGCCCAGGCGACGCAGCTCCAGCCGTGGGCGTCGGCGACAACGGGGCCCCAGTAGTACTGCCAGATGATGTCGACGTACACCCGCTGTGGAAAGCGGGCGGCGAGCAGAATCACCGCGGACGCGAGGACGAGAACGGCTGCGGCCCAGACGCGCTCGGGCCCGTACCGCTCGACGGACTCGTACATATCCGATATCCGTCGGGGCGCCCGCTTACCGTTTCCGATTTCTCCGGACGTCTCCCCGTTTCGTGTCCCGTCCCCTGCGGAATCGGACCGCTCGAGGCGACTACCGTCCGCAGCGGGACCTATCGGCTGGCGTATTTCCCCGACTGGGTTTTGCTGGCGTCCCCCGTTGACGCCGGTGTTACCCGCTTACATTGATGTTCGCGAACCGATATATTTGTGCGGCAACGATGTGCGGGTGCAATGATCGACCGACTCTCGATGCACGAAGCACACGACGACCGCTACCGCCTTCGGACGCGACTCCGGGGGGTTGGGGCGGAGGTGGGGAACTGATGTTCGAATCCGCGCTCGCGGACGTCGCGTTTCTGGGTGCCCGTCTGATCTTCGGCGGCATCCTCGCGTTCATGGGGGTGAACAACCTGGTCGACGCCGAGTCGATGATCGGGTACGCCGAGTTCAAGGGGCTACCGGCCCCGCGACTCCTGGTGCCGCTCAGCGGCGGCACGCTGATCTTCGGCGGCGTCTCGGTTGTCCTCGGCGTCGTTCCTGCCCTCGGGGCCGGTGCACTCGCCGTCTTCCTCCTCGCATCGGCGCTGACCATGCACGACTTCTGGTCGCTCGAGGGCGAGGAGGCCCAAAACGAGTTGAACCACTTCCTGAAGAACGTCTTCGGGGCCGGCGGCGCGCTGGCCTTCCTCGCGGTGGCCAACGCGACCTGGCCGTACGCGCTCAACGTGACGGCCCTGTAGAACTCGTCAGTCGTCGGCCTCGATCTCGATCTCGATCTCGTTGGCCGCCTCGAGCAACTCGTCGTGGATCCCGCCGTTCGAGGCCACGAGCCCGTGGCTGTCGTGTCGCCAGCGGTTCCCCTCGAGGTCGGTGACGACGCCGCCGGCCTCCCGGATCATCGCGACGCCGGCGACCGTGT of the Halobiforma lacisalsi AJ5 genome contains:
- a CDS encoding potassium channel family protein; the protein is MIEWRRRIVLATAFVVGLVALYTVAYQWALLVFEGHQTSLADSLQVVIEAFTTAGFGGHTDHWNSTAMNLFVVGMNLTGVLLVFLALPIFVLPLFQEAIADRPAMETELTDHVIICSYSPREDVLRSELEAADVPYVIVEEDPDVVLELNDEGIEAILGDPELEETFERANLDSARAVVADVSDERSVSVILTVREFGDDIDIVSIAESREDAVYHRYAGADHVIRPRQVLGHSLAEKVTLSITRELRDTIEIGDDFELSELVVKGDSDLAGKTIAEAGLRDRIGATIIGAWSNGEFVPTPEPDMRIEGNTILLVAGSHEELEEVTSRTIAPNGLRDGQERVVVAGHGIVGRSVATALDEAGLPHTVVDTEKNGSGVDVVGDITDPTTLLDAEIKDADIVVLALDDDTETMYTTVVLERITPETEVIARANEIENTGKLYRAGAEYVLALSTVTGRMLSTVLLEDEEVLSPETQFEIIRTSAPDLAGRTLEGAAIRERTGATVVAVERNGDLVTNPGPEFRVRRDDTLVVTGSDTAVNEFIKLAR
- a CDS encoding COG1361 S-layer family protein, which codes for MTALVSASDEPDFDVYLTENIVAPGEETTLQLEIRNAASPYEDDSDVGDPPPTEARDVTVELNETDAPVDVKTNETPVPTMSAQTLLSESFTIAVDEDAEAGTYELEAEIEYTHGEDDSSTDTETVTIVVEERARFEAVDVRSGLVVGDRGLVTLELNNTGVENASDAVVQFESPDQNVQTITPAADESGSQTGPAGGAALQPVAPTSEGSDLQTSGSTEYVGDWEINETATVQAAMDVDADAVARTYPVSVTVDFRDGEGVDRTSREVRVGAETAPEQQFAVENLETDLYVGEDGTIEGTIVNDGPKPVNDTVLVVDDGEEGIVPNLEEGLGSGSNVYPRETQYAVGDLQPGETAPFEFRVGIGGEAEPGPRVMEANVRYRNIHDDVRTTQEPVDLPLEVAPERDEFDVDVLNATQKVGETQEISLQVTNTKSETLTDIEAKLYTNDPLDNHDDEGFIPSLEPGESATVTFEVEVSDDATPQTYPLRMDFRYDDERSNSQLTDTYRIPLEVVEPEEGISTQAILAAVGLLGGVVAVCWWFRARIAAALEGVPVLGRIGDLELPGPIAKRLGEDESGGSGAESGTRTGYGGHSQVETPGTDAAESAFGYDETDDVESDSDVWPADTDEPEDASDPSVERTGPTGERLEYDETDADDSEEQPADSGTESNADR
- a CDS encoding DoxX family protein; protein product: MFESALADVAFLGARLIFGGILAFMGVNNLVDAESMIGYAEFKGLPAPRLLVPLSGGTLIFGGVSVVLGVVPALGAGALAVFLLASALTMHDFWSLEGEEAQNELNHFLKNVFGAGGALAFLAVANATWPYALNVTAL
- a CDS encoding TrmB family transcriptional regulator produces the protein MDDHTDLLAELGLSNYEARAYVVLAGNGPMTADQVADESDVPRGRVYDVLNSLVDRSLARADDGRPRTYVHVEPEEAVARLKERRLEELEEERTAYERTAASASDALSGITDGDDAEGFTTSALHEEAARDLLLERFAAVDDSIRIAAATVDVSPALEAAFADRLRNLLDLGVSIRLLVTEIDQAEDRVTDLLEAGMEIRRADSVPERRFIVLDDAEACLEVVNPAAPDELLAVVNFREDDTARELAASFDELWADAEAWEPTERDEATGE
- a CDS encoding efflux RND transporter permease subunit, whose product is MSDQPESVERVLGTINHWIIDRPRTVIVVFLLVTALFAGGLSAIEMDAGLNAFTDGIDAQNAQDQVNEEFEPPFEEDAPTTQLIHRGENVLTRDALLRMLEIQHYLEESEEHRVTESSSVAEGVARSIDPTADTREEQIRTLEGATDAQVRETVRELGDNPEFAASLSEDFSPAEPEASATIAVVTHESDVDEQAIQYRVRSTVESMDGNIVTFGNGILDTEFENVISDSMAIIVPVVIVLILAFLITAYRDPFDVVLGLVSLVMAVIWTFGFTGHAGIPFSMVMIAIPPLLLAVGIDFGIHAVNRYREERVDGAGIEEGMDTAATQLLIAFFIVTGTTVIGFGANVTSDLEPIREFGFVASIGIIFTFFIFGIFLPAAKVYLDQLRDAYGIREFGSSPLGSEDSLLGRVLPVGAHVGRRAPIAMVLVALVVTAGTGAYATTVDTTFEEEDFLPAEELPGYAETMPEPLAPEEYTVTATINYLEDTFESGEDDEVTIYVEGPIHEDHALESVHRAGNDPPSTIVTENGRAESNSIVDVMHDHAENDDEFARLLEANDIDGNGVPDRNVGYVLDRLLESDARDDALEYITEDQRSMRVIYTVEADATQAEVTEDARELAADFRLDTTPTGDIVVFHETSKVILDSSLFSLALALVFTLVFLMLIYHVLEGRASLGIANMFPIVVTVAVLAGTMPILDLPLNALTGTVLSLTIGVGVAYSVHVTHRFIDEYNECGDAYESLLTTLRGTGGALTGSMLTTLGGSASLILAITPLLGQFGLLMSISVIYSFLMAVVVLPPTLVVWERVAG
- a CDS encoding DUF63 family protein; the protein is MYESVERYGPERVWAAAVLVLASAVILLAARFPQRVYVDIIWQYYWGPVVADAHGWSCVAWAGGEQVPCGEASGAGPTAEPGYTFVSYAGYIPTLVLAVIGVVFLIKRLEIERYRAGFYGLFPFMLFGGALRVVEDTNVAAFRYTGELAIDLPWVGFLISPLIYFTVFLVTLFAVVGSVWLDRNDYVSGYEYPLFGIGTALLTLTVGYLGVTAATEEYATFYPYLLLTTLAVATLATWLTWTAIERFAPEINRGTRFMGAIVIWAHAVDGVANVIGLDWATAFGHDRNLAPKHPVNEAIVDLTASILPAEIAEVTGAAWPFLLVKLAAAVFVVWIFNEEIFEESPRYAILLMITVVAVGLGPGTRDMLRATFGV
- a CDS encoding TrkH family potassium uptake protein codes for the protein MRRRLHVDWRAGLSLVGTLLAFLSLAFVVPILVALVYGGEDLWVFVASMAITATFGLLLRKLDPEPDPGAREAFLVVALTWLFAAIFGALPYVLAGDGTVAHPINAIFESMSGFTTTGATVMGDISFDTHSRAMLMWRQLSQWLGGMGIIVLAVAILSQMAVGGAELMRAETPGPGVSKLTPHIAETARVLWIAYVALTVIYILLLYAVNLLGYAPNMDLYNAIAHGFTTLPTGGFSPEARSIEAFSPLVQWLVIPFMFAAGVNFVLWWHVISGDARALLQDNEFRLYLGSVSVLTIVGTIMLFFSALETPQTGQIGGQIERSARYAAFQIASLTNSTGYANMDFDAWNGPGKGLLLFAMFIGGSTGSTGGGVKILRWLVILKTLRREVFTTIHPEAVRPVRMNGRVLEEEAVRGIYAFTLLYLVLFFVGVALFAADAARVGFDLHLLDVISASIATLGNIGPGLGTITGPMGGYVDFPTSSKLLMILYMWIGRLEIFPVLVLLTKAYWTD